In a single window of the Rhodopirellula bahusiensis genome:
- a CDS encoding Gfo/Idh/MocA family protein, producing MYASAENFTIGISCPGPPLSTFLAKIIMSLNAPLNRKLRMGIVGGGLGSFIGRVHTVAAGLDNRSELVAGAFSSNPERSRQSAPGYGVDESRAYGSYEAMLDAESRLPEDQRIDFVSVTTPNHTHFEIAKAAVEAGFNVVCDKPMTFDLDQAEQLLKTVENSDVVFALTHNYTGYPLIRQAREMILGGELGEINAIRAQYIQGWLRDKLEDDDQKQAAWRTDPSKSGAAGAFGDIATHAYNLGRFMTGVLPETVSCSLKSFVEGRQLDDYGTAVIRYENGALGTVTASQISHGRENDVEIEIDGTKGSLKWRQENPNELHYRQNGKAHQIYTRDPNAPYMHETAAASCRLPSGHPEAFFEAFANVYAAAFDDMAKRAEGATIDRKKSLYPSVHDGVEGMYFIQQCVASHKDNAAWLPLKHPVARV from the coding sequence TTGTACGCATCGGCTGAGAACTTTACGATTGGAATCTCGTGTCCTGGACCGCCTCTTTCCACGTTTCTCGCGAAAATCATCATGTCACTCAATGCTCCCCTGAACCGCAAACTCCGCATGGGAATCGTTGGCGGTGGCCTGGGATCGTTCATTGGTCGCGTTCACACCGTTGCCGCTGGACTGGACAATCGCAGCGAATTGGTCGCCGGAGCCTTCTCCAGCAACCCTGAACGCAGTCGCCAATCCGCCCCCGGATACGGCGTCGATGAATCGCGAGCCTACGGCAGCTACGAAGCCATGCTGGACGCCGAATCGCGGTTGCCAGAAGACCAACGAATCGACTTCGTCAGCGTTACCACACCCAACCACACGCACTTTGAAATCGCCAAAGCCGCGGTCGAAGCCGGCTTCAACGTCGTCTGTGACAAACCGATGACGTTCGATTTGGATCAAGCCGAACAATTGCTGAAAACGGTCGAAAACTCCGACGTCGTCTTCGCACTGACTCACAACTACACCGGTTACCCGCTGATTCGCCAAGCTCGTGAAATGATCCTGGGCGGCGAGTTGGGTGAGATCAACGCGATCCGGGCTCAGTACATCCAAGGCTGGCTTCGCGACAAACTGGAAGACGACGACCAGAAACAAGCCGCTTGGCGAACCGATCCGTCTAAGAGCGGTGCCGCGGGTGCGTTCGGCGACATCGCCACCCACGCCTACAACTTGGGTCGCTTCATGACCGGCGTGCTGCCTGAAACGGTCAGCTGCAGCCTGAAGTCATTCGTGGAAGGACGCCAACTTGATGATTATGGCACCGCCGTGATTCGCTACGAAAACGGTGCTTTGGGAACCGTCACCGCCTCGCAAATCAGCCACGGCCGCGAAAACGATGTGGAGATCGAAATCGACGGCACGAAGGGTTCGCTGAAGTGGCGTCAAGAAAACCCGAACGAGTTGCACTACCGCCAAAACGGCAAGGCTCACCAAATCTACACGCGTGATCCCAACGCGCCTTACATGCACGAAACCGCTGCGGCATCGTGCCGTTTGCCATCGGGTCATCCCGAAGCCTTCTTCGAAGCCTTCGCAAACGTTTACGCCGCCGCGTTCGACGACATGGCCAAACGAGCCGAAGGAGCCACCATCGATCGCAAGAAGTCGCTCTACCCGAGCGTTCATGACGGCGTCGAAGGCATGTACTTCATCCAGCAGTGCGTTGCCAGCCACAAAGACAACGCGGCTTGGTTGCCCCTGAAGCACCCCGTCGCTCGCGTTTGA
- the ispD gene encoding 2-C-methyl-D-erythritol 4-phosphate cytidylyltransferase, which produces MNRAASVSVIMPAAGSGQRFGSQSNKLFAILDGKQLWQHTVDRFHNRGDVRQIVLAVSEEDESTFREQIAAISSAAPIHLVRGGATRSESVGAALDAVKKFAAESAVANSSTPTLVAIHDAARPLVRQSDLDRVFAKAAETGAAILAAPVSGTLKRTTGNGSETVDRRNTFVALTPQVFAIDVICQAYARDRGRMATDDAQLVERTSHPVQLVPGSADNLKITFPEDLRIAEAILNECRSEFV; this is translated from the coding sequence ATGAACCGCGCTGCTTCTGTTTCCGTGATCATGCCCGCTGCAGGCAGCGGGCAACGCTTTGGCAGCCAGTCCAACAAGCTGTTTGCGATCTTGGATGGCAAACAGCTGTGGCAACACACCGTCGATCGATTCCACAATCGCGGCGACGTCCGGCAAATCGTGCTGGCGGTTTCCGAAGAAGACGAGTCCACGTTTCGTGAGCAAATCGCGGCCATCTCCTCCGCCGCTCCGATTCACCTCGTTCGTGGCGGCGCGACACGCAGCGAAAGCGTTGGTGCGGCATTGGACGCGGTCAAGAAATTCGCAGCCGAATCCGCGGTCGCCAATTCATCCACGCCAACGCTGGTCGCCATTCACGACGCCGCTCGACCGCTGGTTCGTCAGTCCGACCTGGACCGAGTCTTCGCCAAGGCGGCTGAAACCGGCGCCGCCATCCTGGCCGCTCCCGTTTCCGGAACCCTGAAACGAACCACGGGCAACGGATCGGAAACCGTCGATCGCCGCAACACTTTTGTCGCGTTGACTCCCCAGGTGTTCGCGATCGACGTCATTTGTCAAGCTTACGCACGCGACCGAGGCCGCATGGCCACCGACGACGCTCAACTGGTGGAGCGAACCTCTCACCCAGTTCAACTTGTCCCTGGTTCCGCTGACAATTTGAAAATCACCTTCCCCGAAGATCTCCGCATCGCGGAGGCGATCCTGAACGAGTGCCGAAGCGAATTCGTATGA
- the tyrS gene encoding tyrosine--tRNA ligase: MTTSNATNPLIEDLRWRGLLNQTTDENGIAELLNSGPQTIYIGFDPTATSLHVGGMMQLMMLRRFQRAGHNPIALVGGATGMIGDPSGKSEERNLLSADQLQKNVDGVAAQMRHFLDFEGENAAKLLNNFDWMKDYSYLEFLRDVGKNFPVGAMMGKESVRSRLESEAGLSYTEFSYMLLQAYDFVNLAQTHDCRIQAGGSDQWGNITAGIDLGRRMLGKQLFGITAPLLTTSDGRKMGKTESGAVWLDPDRTSPYAFYQYWINVADEDVMRCLAYLTEIERAEYDELEDKTKNDPGQRTAQKRLAQWLTELVHGEAGVQSAQRATQILFGGELGDTTDSQLREIFADVPSCDVPKSALEGEGLWIVEALQTAKLCNSGGDARRALSEGGVYVNNARVEDVQKRLTADDLDGRSVLVLRRGKRKYALLKIQD; this comes from the coding sequence ATGACCACTTCCAACGCCACCAATCCACTGATCGAAGATCTCCGTTGGCGTGGTTTGCTGAATCAAACCACCGACGAAAACGGAATCGCTGAGCTGCTCAACTCCGGCCCGCAAACGATCTACATCGGGTTTGACCCCACGGCGACCTCGCTGCACGTCGGCGGCATGATGCAGTTGATGATGCTGCGTCGCTTCCAACGCGCCGGCCACAATCCGATTGCCTTGGTCGGCGGTGCCACCGGGATGATCGGCGACCCCAGCGGCAAAAGCGAAGAACGCAACCTGTTGTCAGCGGATCAACTGCAAAAGAATGTCGATGGCGTCGCGGCTCAAATGCGTCACTTCCTCGACTTCGAAGGCGAAAACGCAGCCAAGTTGCTGAACAACTTCGACTGGATGAAGGATTACTCCTACCTCGAATTCCTTCGCGACGTCGGCAAGAACTTTCCCGTCGGTGCGATGATGGGCAAAGAATCCGTCCGCAGCCGGTTGGAAAGCGAAGCCGGCCTGAGCTACACCGAATTCAGTTACATGTTGTTGCAGGCTTACGACTTCGTGAACCTCGCCCAAACACATGATTGCCGAATCCAAGCCGGAGGCAGTGACCAGTGGGGAAACATCACCGCTGGAATCGACCTGGGTCGTCGCATGCTGGGCAAGCAATTGTTTGGCATCACCGCGCCGCTGCTGACAACCAGCGACGGTCGCAAAATGGGCAAGACCGAATCCGGCGCCGTGTGGCTGGATCCCGATCGAACCAGCCCCTACGCGTTTTACCAGTACTGGATCAACGTCGCCGATGAAGACGTGATGCGTTGCCTGGCCTACCTGACCGAAATCGAGCGAGCCGAATACGACGAACTCGAAGACAAGACCAAGAACGATCCCGGACAACGCACCGCACAGAAACGACTGGCTCAATGGTTGACCGAATTGGTGCACGGCGAAGCCGGAGTCCAATCGGCTCAACGAGCCACCCAGATTCTGTTCGGCGGTGAACTCGGCGACACAACAGACTCGCAACTGCGTGAGATCTTTGCCGATGTTCCATCGTGCGACGTGCCAAAATCGGCTCTTGAAGGCGAAGGCCTGTGGATCGTCGAAGCATTGCAAACCGCAAAGCTTTGCAACAGCGGCGGCGATGCTCGACGTGCCTTGTCCGAAGGCGGCGTGTACGTCAACAACGCTCGCGTGGAAGACGTTCAAAAACGTTTGACAGCCGATGACCTGGACGGCCGATCCGTTTTGGTGCTTCGCCGCGGCAAACGTAAATACGCCCTGCTAAAAATCCAAGATTGA
- a CDS encoding endo-1,4-beta-xylanase: MRRWLASLAIALLLSSLGAPATLIHAFAQESQTSAEGTTLVPTAEFRLDARPGTGSIDRQNDLITVNCPAPQEEAWALQVQCKPISIPVQESDVFCVSFDARAIASSTDGLGSIHVSMATNDPWEPIEEPNGFRSFDVPNQWHPFRICFRAKQDYDANRVYASIQCAEKKQRLEIRDLKLVGLGNVPDASLPFTRLFYPGADNDSWRTEAQRSIDRHRKRNLTIRVVDAARQPLAGATVQVQQQKHDYAFGTFVGNTPIHAGEDAAKFRDQTKHWFNRVTLPRYWADWGTDRPAGVVKADATAEWAIDAGFEIKNHLLLYPQFIPDRVKQLTDQPARFQTEIETAMDAALERTRDMPIAVWDAINELRDVSLVGDVLGRDYYADVFNRGQRSQPNARWFINEYGLMTGGSERSKHLTTYIQQIEQILDSGGTVEGIGVQGHFQADLITMPEAWKVLNELSRFQLPIEITEFDVDTRDEATQAQFTRDFLTLVFAHPATTGFTTWGFWEGDMWRPHGAMIREDWTIKPNGQVWEELILNTWWTNQTVQTDAEGIATVRAFRGRHRVQAEAQDWARIQTVNLLEDKTITLQIGVGGE; this comes from the coding sequence ATGCGTCGGTGGCTGGCCTCTTTGGCAATCGCTTTGCTCCTGAGTTCACTCGGGGCACCGGCCACTCTCATCCATGCGTTCGCACAAGAATCGCAAACTTCGGCGGAGGGAACCACGCTCGTTCCCACCGCAGAGTTTCGACTCGATGCCCGCCCCGGCACCGGTTCGATCGACCGACAAAACGACCTGATCACGGTCAACTGCCCTGCCCCGCAAGAAGAAGCCTGGGCGTTGCAGGTTCAGTGCAAGCCGATCTCAATTCCCGTGCAAGAGTCCGACGTGTTCTGCGTCTCCTTCGACGCACGAGCCATCGCATCCAGCACGGATGGACTGGGAAGCATTCATGTCTCGATGGCGACCAACGATCCCTGGGAACCAATCGAAGAACCCAACGGGTTTCGCTCCTTCGACGTTCCCAATCAGTGGCATCCGTTTCGAATCTGCTTTCGTGCCAAGCAGGACTACGACGCCAATCGTGTCTACGCCTCGATCCAGTGCGCCGAGAAAAAGCAACGACTCGAAATTCGCGATCTGAAATTGGTCGGGTTGGGAAACGTTCCCGACGCGAGCCTTCCGTTCACGCGGTTGTTCTACCCAGGCGCGGACAACGATTCCTGGCGAACCGAAGCTCAGCGCAGCATCGATCGCCATCGTAAACGCAACCTCACCATCCGAGTGGTCGATGCCGCTCGTCAACCGCTGGCTGGTGCAACCGTTCAAGTTCAGCAGCAAAAGCACGACTACGCATTCGGAACGTTCGTCGGCAACACGCCGATCCACGCCGGCGAAGACGCCGCCAAATTTCGCGACCAAACCAAGCATTGGTTCAACCGTGTCACCCTGCCTCGCTACTGGGCAGACTGGGGAACGGATCGTCCCGCCGGGGTTGTCAAAGCCGATGCGACCGCCGAGTGGGCCATCGACGCGGGATTCGAAATCAAGAACCACTTGCTGCTGTACCCACAGTTCATTCCCGATCGAGTCAAACAACTCACCGATCAACCCGCTCGATTCCAAACCGAAATCGAAACCGCGATGGACGCCGCTCTGGAGCGGACACGTGACATGCCAATCGCGGTCTGGGATGCCATCAACGAACTTCGCGATGTGTCACTGGTCGGAGACGTCTTGGGAAGAGACTACTACGCCGACGTGTTCAACCGCGGCCAACGCTCACAGCCAAATGCTCGTTGGTTCATCAACGAATACGGATTGATGACCGGCGGCAGCGAACGCTCAAAACATCTCACGACTTACATCCAGCAGATCGAACAAATCTTGGACAGCGGAGGAACCGTCGAAGGCATCGGTGTCCAAGGGCACTTCCAAGCCGACCTGATCACGATGCCGGAAGCCTGGAAAGTCCTCAACGAGCTGTCACGATTCCAATTGCCGATCGAAATCACCGAGTTTGATGTCGACACGCGTGACGAAGCCACCCAAGCCCAATTCACTCGCGATTTTCTCACGCTGGTGTTTGCCCATCCCGCGACCACCGGGTTCACGACCTGGGGTTTTTGGGAAGGCGACATGTGGCGTCCCCATGGCGCCATGATTCGCGAGGATTGGACGATCAAACCCAACGGCCAGGTTTGGGAAGAACTGATTCTCAACACCTGGTGGACCAACCAAACCGTTCAAACGGATGCCGAAGGCATTGCCACCGTCCGAGCCTTTCGTGGCAGGCATCGCGTTCAAGCCGAAGCCCAGGATTGGGCACGGATTCAAACCGTGAATCTACTCGAGGATAAAACCATCACCTTGCAAATTGGAGTTGGCGGTGAGTGA
- a CDS encoding class I SAM-dependent methyltransferase, with amino-acid sequence MSDLPPLPSEQLLIDHLASSTRSSLASAIVMSPGRGQSANALADSFPGSKVTSWFVDLHRAERAREVTSEDVHVICQPDLPDTSWDLALLPVLKTGEAEMNRNLIHQSWQRLTIGGELIASANAPKDTWLLNQLQALGPKVRCHDHATGRVYVVRKSSETFKPKTFDAEFTHRVDDRILTVHSRPSVFSHRSVDRAAAAMIRHAPIPEGSTVLELGCGNGAVAMAAAVRSQTGHVYAVDCNSRAVQCTERAAAQNQIKNLTAIVNHNGMLPDVPACDIALLNPPYYGDFRIAEHFMVTAAKKLRSGGEAYVITKQTDRYLEYDWWPLEMTDRTTAQSYDLLRFTRE; translated from the coding sequence GTGAGTGACCTGCCACCGCTTCCGTCGGAACAATTGCTGATCGATCACCTGGCTTCTTCCACGCGTTCATCGCTCGCCTCCGCGATCGTGATGTCACCGGGACGTGGGCAATCCGCCAATGCATTGGCGGACTCATTCCCAGGTTCGAAAGTCACCAGTTGGTTCGTGGATTTGCACCGCGCCGAACGGGCTCGCGAGGTGACCTCCGAAGACGTTCATGTGATCTGCCAACCCGATCTTCCCGACACCTCGTGGGATCTCGCTTTGCTGCCGGTCTTGAAAACCGGCGAAGCGGAGATGAATCGCAACCTCATTCATCAATCATGGCAAAGGCTGACAATCGGTGGTGAACTGATCGCTTCGGCCAACGCTCCCAAAGACACGTGGTTGCTGAACCAGTTGCAGGCTCTCGGCCCCAAAGTCCGATGCCACGATCACGCGACCGGACGTGTTTACGTCGTGCGAAAATCATCCGAGACATTCAAACCGAAAACCTTCGACGCCGAATTCACTCACCGAGTCGACGATCGCATCCTGACCGTGCATTCTCGTCCATCGGTGTTCTCTCATCGGTCGGTCGACCGAGCCGCCGCGGCAATGATCCGGCACGCGCCGATCCCCGAAGGATCCACAGTGCTGGAACTCGGATGCGGTAACGGAGCCGTCGCAATGGCAGCCGCCGTGCGATCACAAACCGGTCACGTTTACGCCGTCGATTGCAATTCGCGAGCCGTCCAGTGCACCGAGCGAGCGGCAGCTCAAAACCAAATCAAGAACCTCACCGCGATCGTCAACCACAATGGAATGCTGCCGGACGTGCCAGCTTGCGACATCGCGTTGCTCAACCCGCCCTACTACGGCGACTTCCGAATCGCCGAGCATTTCATGGTCACCGCCGCGAAGAAACTGCGATCAGGCGGAGAAGCCTACGTCATCACCAAGCAAACCGATCGCTACCTCGAATACGACTGGTGGCCGCTCGAAATGACCGACCGAACAACCGCCCAGTCCTACGACCTGCTGCGTTTCACCCGCGAGTAA
- a CDS encoding ArsR/SmtB family transcription factor, translated as MSELTESRSTSELLKAFSHPTRLAILRELVSGPKCVTDMEDLLPARQANISQHLSVLRHAELVDYAQEGTQRCYYLSRHELVVDMLALINRNDPVITRTPAEIRVEKERIEKAQARAKKATSRPATR; from the coding sequence ATGTCAGAACTCACTGAATCTCGATCCACATCCGAACTCTTGAAAGCGTTTTCGCACCCCACTCGGTTGGCGATTCTGCGAGAGTTGGTATCCGGGCCCAAGTGCGTCACGGACATGGAGGACTTGCTGCCAGCCCGACAAGCCAACATTTCCCAGCATCTGTCGGTGCTGCGACATGCTGAATTGGTCGATTACGCGCAAGAAGGCACGCAACGATGCTATTACCTGAGTCGCCATGAATTGGTGGTGGACATGCTCGCGCTGATCAACCGCAACGATCCCGTCATCACTCGAACCCCAGCCGAAATCCGCGTCGAAAAAGAACGCATCGAAAAGGCCCAGGCTCGTGCCAAGAAAGCAACCAGCCGTCCCGCGACTCGGTGA
- a CDS encoding DUF1360 domain-containing protein yields MTTETIQAIWACVAIAIAASSISITITQTEVFAAWRRFTNKLGHMPGYLFQCFYCIKHWIVFLAIAIYQPVIVDSGSLLADLILSAFFTVTLSTLVSGVMFRSFMGAMNKKRLEAEIKLADQPKS; encoded by the coding sequence ATGACAACCGAAACCATCCAAGCGATCTGGGCCTGCGTGGCGATTGCCATCGCCGCCAGCAGTATTTCGATCACCATCACGCAAACCGAAGTCTTCGCCGCATGGCGAAGATTCACCAACAAACTCGGCCACATGCCGGGGTACTTGTTCCAGTGTTTCTACTGCATCAAACACTGGATCGTGTTCCTTGCGATCGCCATCTATCAACCCGTCATCGTCGACAGCGGGTCCCTTTTGGCGGACTTGATCCTGTCAGCGTTCTTCACTGTGACGCTCTCAACCCTCGTCAGTGGCGTGATGTTCCGATCGTTCATGGGCGCGATGAACAAGAAACGTTTGGAAGCTGAAATCAAACTCGCCGATCAACCGAAATCGTGA
- a CDS encoding apiosidase-like domain-containing protein translates to MTNKLILSSGLLYCAACLGAIDAGAAEAIAECQQWHEVELDFAAEQDALNPYTDVEAWVDFTHDDGITIRRQMFWDGGKAFRVRFASPLSSGNWRWQSSDRDGDPGLNGKTGSFQSVASNTKTPTAFTQHGFWSIPKGGRNLIHADGTARLLCADTAWALPWRATVDQVKTYAKDRRDKGYNAALLMTVQPDLKTKGPRSRTEAEGFEVGFEDLPNGSLQKLNPDYFQTFDKLVDVLTSHGIAPVYQPVFHGYGWKGGGTAGNVVSAEDYARYCRYLVARYGARPAIWLVGGDGPAEKASIVEQLDTAGTEIEKWDAYQQPTGIHYSPHAKNRTHQDKAWLDFQWCQTGHSGEHIAERVADMWRNRPVKAVANGEPTYENIGRTGKGAGWWQGHEAWCNLTAGGTMGVVYGAGSLWQWRLDANEPGHADWCTAPGAGWREALDFEGSKYPGIAAKILEGLPLANMEPNWDCTYGRRGLLVPGKLFVLYLPEGGNSAILCKDVPRSYRVYDPKTGKVMAEGTLENKETAHAKSDASGEPRVLVFTAN, encoded by the coding sequence ATGACGAACAAACTGATTCTCTCGTCCGGTCTGCTCTATTGTGCTGCATGCCTTGGTGCGATCGATGCCGGAGCGGCTGAAGCGATTGCTGAATGTCAGCAGTGGCATGAGGTGGAACTCGACTTCGCAGCAGAGCAGGACGCTCTCAATCCTTACACGGATGTGGAGGCGTGGGTGGACTTCACTCACGACGATGGAATCACGATCCGGCGCCAGATGTTTTGGGATGGTGGCAAAGCATTCCGCGTCCGATTTGCATCACCGCTTTCATCCGGCAATTGGCGTTGGCAATCGTCTGATCGAGACGGAGACCCAGGGCTGAACGGGAAGACCGGTTCGTTCCAATCGGTCGCGTCCAATACCAAAACGCCCACCGCGTTCACGCAGCATGGTTTTTGGAGCATTCCCAAAGGCGGCCGAAACCTGATTCATGCGGACGGAACAGCGAGACTGCTGTGTGCTGACACGGCTTGGGCACTGCCTTGGCGAGCGACCGTCGATCAAGTGAAAACGTATGCGAAGGATCGGCGGGACAAAGGGTACAACGCGGCGTTGTTGATGACGGTGCAACCGGACCTGAAGACCAAAGGGCCGCGTTCTCGCACCGAAGCGGAAGGTTTCGAGGTTGGATTTGAAGACCTACCGAACGGGTCGCTACAAAAGCTGAACCCGGACTACTTTCAGACGTTTGACAAGTTGGTGGATGTGTTGACATCCCATGGGATCGCACCGGTTTATCAACCTGTGTTCCATGGGTACGGATGGAAAGGCGGAGGCACGGCAGGCAACGTGGTCAGTGCGGAAGACTACGCTCGGTATTGCCGTTACCTCGTCGCTCGCTACGGTGCCCGCCCCGCGATTTGGTTGGTGGGAGGAGACGGTCCCGCCGAGAAAGCCTCCATCGTCGAGCAACTTGATACTGCGGGAACGGAAATCGAGAAGTGGGACGCCTATCAACAGCCAACCGGAATTCATTATTCGCCCCATGCAAAGAATCGCACCCATCAAGACAAAGCGTGGCTTGATTTCCAATGGTGCCAAACGGGCCACAGCGGCGAACATATTGCTGAACGTGTCGCTGACATGTGGCGGAATCGTCCTGTCAAAGCGGTCGCCAATGGCGAACCCACTTATGAAAACATTGGTCGTACCGGCAAAGGAGCCGGTTGGTGGCAGGGCCACGAAGCGTGGTGCAATTTGACCGCCGGCGGCACGATGGGGGTGGTCTACGGAGCCGGCAGTCTGTGGCAATGGCGGCTCGATGCCAACGAGCCCGGTCATGCCGATTGGTGCACCGCACCGGGGGCAGGGTGGCGTGAAGCACTCGACTTTGAAGGTTCCAAGTATCCCGGCATCGCAGCGAAAATCTTGGAGGGTTTGCCGCTTGCCAACATGGAGCCGAATTGGGACTGCACTTATGGACGACGTGGTCTGTTGGTGCCAGGGAAACTGTTCGTGTTGTATTTGCCTGAGGGCGGGAACTCGGCGATTCTCTGCAAGGACGTTCCGCGATCGTACCGGGTTTATGATCCGAAAACCGGAAAGGTCATGGCAGAGGGGACGCTCGAAAACAAAGAGACCGCCCATGCCAAGAGTGACGCATCGGGTGAGCCACGTGTGTTGGTGTTCACAGCGAACTGA